One genomic window of Moorella glycerini includes the following:
- the ligD gene encoding non-homologous end-joining DNA ligase, with protein sequence MGQGQQYIRPQLPKQQLQLTNPHKVFWPEGLTKFDLVEYYVDMAPVILPYLRDRPLVLKRYPDGITGEAFYQKECPAYAPEWVATLPVYHADSDKTINYVLCNNEETLAWLANQGCIEVHAWLSRAGHLECPDIAVMDLDPAARATFADVLEIALLVNQALKEFHLTGYPKTSGASGLHIFIPLFPRWTFQEVTAAMGYIAQLIVEVYPQKATTAHPIQKRQDKVYLDYLQNVRGRSMAFPYSLRPLPGAPVSTPLTWEEVAGKKIRPGDFNIHTVRARLEKYGDLYRDLLEHPNNLEPLLELAGV encoded by the coding sequence ATGGGTCAGGGCCAGCAATACATACGGCCCCAATTGCCGAAGCAACAGCTCCAGTTGACCAACCCGCACAAGGTCTTCTGGCCGGAGGGGCTGACCAAGTTTGATCTCGTCGAATATTATGTCGACATGGCCCCCGTCATCCTGCCTTACCTGCGGGACCGCCCCCTGGTCCTGAAGCGCTACCCGGACGGCATTACAGGAGAGGCCTTTTACCAGAAAGAGTGTCCTGCCTATGCCCCAGAGTGGGTGGCGACCTTGCCTGTCTATCATGCCGATAGCGATAAGACCATCAATTACGTCCTCTGTAATAACGAAGAGACCCTGGCCTGGCTGGCCAACCAGGGGTGCATCGAGGTCCATGCCTGGCTTTCCCGGGCCGGCCACCTGGAATGTCCCGATATTGCTGTCATGGACCTCGATCCTGCAGCAAGGGCCACCTTTGCGGATGTGTTAGAAATCGCCCTCCTGGTCAACCAGGCTTTAAAGGAATTCCACCTCACTGGCTACCCCAAAACTTCAGGCGCCAGCGGCCTGCATATTTTCATCCCCCTTTTTCCCCGCTGGACCTTCCAGGAGGTCACGGCCGCCATGGGGTACATCGCCCAATTGATTGTTGAAGTTTACCCCCAAAAGGCCACCACCGCACACCCTATCCAGAAGCGTCAGGACAAAGTCTACCTGGATTACCTGCAAAATGTACGGGGGCGGTCTATGGCCTTTCCGTACAGCTTGCGGCCTTTACCGGGGGCACCTGTTTCCACGCCGTTGACCTGGGAAGAGGTGGCGGGGAAAAAGATCCGCCCTGGGGATTTTAACATCCACACCGTCCGTGCGCGCCTGGAAAAATACGGCGACCTTTACCGGGACCTCCTGGAGCACCCCAACAATTTAGAACCGCTGTTAGAGCTGGCCGGAGTCTAG
- a CDS encoding autorepressor SdpR family transcription factor produces MGLNTLFKALGDDTRREILRRLARGDMAAGEIAAAFDLSWPTISHHLNVLKEAGLVQDEKKGQYVIYSLNTTVFQDITGWLFDMLGIITERQPARKGGVKDGK; encoded by the coding sequence ATGGGTTTAAATACCCTCTTCAAGGCCCTGGGCGATGACACCCGCCGGGAGATCCTGCGCCGGCTGGCCCGGGGGGATATGGCCGCCGGGGAGATTGCCGCAGCCTTCGACCTCTCCTGGCCGACCATCTCCCACCACCTCAACGTACTCAAGGAAGCGGGCCTGGTGCAGGATGAGAAAAAGGGCCAGTACGTCATCTATTCCCTGAACACCACTGTTTTTCAGGACATTACGGGATGGCTGTTCGACATGCTGGGGATAATAACGGAACGACAGCCAGCCAGAAAAGGGGGAGTTAAAGATGGAAAATAA
- a CDS encoding SdpI family protein, with product MENKYRVSKEMITRDWPALVVLGAMLVAGILVYPHLPDLVPAHWNFRGEVDNYFSRFWGAFALPLMTGGIYLLMLFIPYLDPKRENYPRFELAYRVVRLGLVFFLAVLHTTVLVVALGGPASLVNRVVPLAVGILFILIGNYLPQARFNYFFGVRTPWTLASEEVWRRTHRFSGYAFILAGFMFVVAAFLPPPANFILGIAGPAIAVGGTIVYSYLALRQVAR from the coding sequence ATGGAAAATAAGTACCGCGTTAGCAAGGAAATGATAACCCGCGACTGGCCCGCCCTGGTGGTCCTGGGGGCCATGCTTGTCGCCGGCATCCTGGTTTACCCCCATCTGCCGGACCTGGTCCCGGCCCACTGGAACTTCCGGGGCGAAGTTGATAATTACTTCAGCCGCTTCTGGGGCGCCTTCGCCCTGCCCCTGATGACCGGCGGTATCTACCTGCTCATGCTTTTTATCCCTTACCTGGATCCCAAGCGGGAGAACTACCCCCGCTTTGAGCTCGCCTACCGGGTGGTGCGCCTGGGGCTGGTTTTCTTTTTAGCGGTGCTCCACACAACCGTCCTGGTAGTGGCCCTGGGCGGGCCGGCCAGCCTGGTCAACCGGGTCGTACCCCTCGCCGTGGGAATACTGTTCATCCTTATAGGTAATTACCTCCCCCAGGCCCGCTTTAACTACTTCTTCGGCGTCCGCACGCCCTGGACCCTGGCCAGTGAGGAAGTCTGGCGGCGTACCCACCGTTTTTCCGGTTATGCCTTTATCCTGGCCGGGTTCATGTTTGTAGTCGCGGCCTTCCTGCCGCCGCCGGCCAACTTCATCCTGGGCATAGCCGGCCCGGCCATAGCCGTGGGAGGTACAATAGTCTATTCCTACCTGGCCCTCCGCCAAGTGGCCCGGTGA
- a CDS encoding beta-propeller domain-containing protein translates to MKRLLLLSLPALVLALVILATTGAAPALTQLLTGAAFGAAGTTGTSGDDDKDGTRDLPVVGSYTNLKALLEKAQRENPGYGAGGTVMKAAEMATGAAAADSVQAMRAAAAALAAADYSRTNVQVEGVDEADIVKTDGQYIYQVNGRRVVVARAYPAAEMQIARILEFQEQQFTPRELYVDDKYLVVIGSTSRDIPWQPPGPPYKPESGRPAPGLSPGSDSNPTKVAPPLLQGGPVKLDIYPPPPIRYPVVKAIVYDLGARSNLKQIREVELEGDYISSRKIGSALYLVASRYIDYYRIMQQETGEATPSYRDSAAKSGWVRSDYQDIRYFPDFVEPNYLLVAGLDLERPQVEMQVAAYLGAGQNIYASPEHLYVAVTHFRPPEVRPLPQPAPGPQPDTPTSPGVAPPRRPFIWSGPVSEGQTTLYKFALDKGRTKYLARGEVPGTVLNQFSMDEYRGYFRVATTRGEAWRTDEYTSKNNVYILDGELKLAGKLEDIAPGERIYSVRFMGGRGYMVTFKQVDPLFVIDLQDPQQPKILGALKIPGYSDYLHPYDENHIIGFGKDTVEIPPKDYQGNDRGSMAFYQGLKMALFDVSDVQHPVEKFKEIIGDRGTDSELLHNHKALLFDREKNLLAFPVTVMEVKNKAAAIRPGGPPPYGEFSFQGAYVYDLNLEQGFTLRGRITHLDDQDYMKAGQHWYAGNKNVTRVLYIGTSLYTLSGAFFKAHDLATLHEQNTLLIPGE, encoded by the coding sequence ATGAAAAGGTTGCTGCTGCTTTCCCTCCCGGCGCTGGTCCTGGCCCTTGTTATCCTGGCAACCACCGGCGCGGCGCCAGCGCTTACGCAGCTCTTAACCGGGGCGGCCTTCGGGGCCGCCGGCACAACCGGCACGTCCGGGGACGACGACAAAGATGGCACCCGGGATCTTCCAGTGGTGGGTTCCTATACCAACCTGAAGGCCCTACTGGAGAAGGCACAGCGGGAAAATCCCGGTTACGGCGCCGGAGGCACCGTAATGAAAGCCGCCGAAATGGCCACCGGCGCGGCGGCTGCTGACAGCGTCCAGGCCATGCGGGCAGCGGCTGCGGCCCTGGCGGCAGCAGATTATTCCCGTACCAATGTCCAGGTAGAGGGTGTGGACGAGGCCGATATCGTCAAAACCGACGGCCAGTACATCTACCAGGTCAATGGCCGGCGGGTGGTGGTGGCCCGGGCCTACCCGGCGGCGGAGATGCAAATCGCCCGTATCCTGGAATTCCAGGAGCAGCAGTTCACGCCGCGGGAGCTATATGTGGATGATAAATACCTGGTGGTCATCGGCTCCACCTCTCGGGATATCCCCTGGCAGCCACCCGGCCCCCCTTATAAGCCGGAAAGCGGCCGGCCAGCTCCCGGCCTCTCTCCCGGCTCGGACAGCAATCCTACAAAAGTAGCTCCCCCGCTACTCCAGGGTGGACCGGTAAAGCTGGATATTTATCCCCCGCCTCCCATTAGATACCCTGTCGTTAAAGCCATAGTTTACGACCTGGGCGCCAGGAGTAACCTTAAACAAATCCGGGAAGTGGAACTGGAAGGGGATTACATTTCCTCCCGGAAAATCGGGTCCGCCCTGTACCTGGTAGCCAGCAGGTACATCGACTACTACCGTATCATGCAACAGGAAACAGGGGAGGCCACGCCCTCCTACCGCGATTCCGCCGCGAAATCCGGCTGGGTACGCAGCGATTACCAGGACATCCGCTATTTCCCCGATTTTGTGGAACCGAACTATCTCCTGGTGGCCGGCCTGGACCTGGAGCGCCCGCAGGTGGAAATGCAGGTGGCCGCCTACCTGGGCGCCGGGCAAAACATCTATGCCTCCCCGGAACACTTATATGTGGCCGTTACCCACTTCCGGCCGCCGGAAGTAAGGCCCCTGCCGCAGCCGGCTCCCGGCCCGCAGCCGGATACGCCGACGTCGCCAGGGGTGGCGCCGCCGCGCCGGCCCTTTATCTGGTCGGGACCAGTCAGCGAAGGCCAGACCACCCTGTATAAATTCGCCCTGGATAAGGGACGGACAAAGTACCTGGCCCGGGGCGAGGTGCCTGGAACGGTGCTGAACCAGTTCTCCATGGATGAGTACCGGGGTTATTTCCGCGTGGCCACCACCAGGGGGGAAGCCTGGCGCACCGACGAGTATACCTCGAAAAATAACGTCTACATCCTGGACGGGGAGCTCAAACTGGCGGGCAAACTGGAAGACATCGCCCCCGGCGAGCGCATTTATTCAGTAAGGTTCATGGGCGGCCGGGGCTACATGGTTACCTTTAAGCAGGTAGACCCCCTCTTTGTCATCGACCTCCAGGACCCGCAGCAGCCGAAAATCCTGGGCGCCCTGAAGATCCCCGGCTACAGCGATTACCTGCACCCCTATGACGAGAACCACATTATCGGCTTTGGCAAGGACACGGTGGAAATCCCCCCGAAGGATTACCAGGGGAACGACCGGGGCAGCATGGCCTTCTACCAGGGTTTAAAGATGGCCCTTTTCGATGTCAGTGACGTCCAGCACCCGGTGGAGAAATTCAAGGAAATCATCGGCGACCGCGGTACCGACTCCGAACTGCTGCACAACCACAAGGCCCTGCTCTTTGACCGGGAGAAAAACCTGCTGGCTTTCCCCGTTACCGTCATGGAAGTGAAAAACAAGGCGGCGGCCATCAGGCCCGGCGGCCCGCCCCCGTACGGCGAGTTTAGCTTCCAGGGGGCCTACGTCTATGACCTTAACCTGGAGCAGGGCTTTACCCTCAGGGGCCGCATCACCCACCTGGATGACCAGGACTATATGAAGGCCGGGCAGCACTGGTACGCGGGTAATAAAAACGTGACCCGGGTTCTCTACATCGGTACCAGCCTCTACACCCTGTCCGGAGCGTTCTTCAAGGCCCATGACCTGGCGACCCTGCACGAGCAAAACACCCTGCTCATTCCCGGAGAATAA
- a CDS encoding flavodoxin family protein yields MKILAINGSHRKGKNTARLLAAVLEEARSLGAETELLELTDYHIKPCIACNRCLRAIACSIRDDDMQALAEKMLAADAIVLGSPVYIANVTGLMKNFMDRTRWLHMVKNVLHGKVGAAVTHAGLRNGGQEFTQMIMEHYLASHGMIVVDSRDQEGRVYNHGVMGTLFGDLDGDNPVWKRSVEEDALALHECRTLGRNIVRQLQILSAVAKD; encoded by the coding sequence GTGAAGATACTGGCCATTAACGGTAGTCACCGCAAAGGAAAAAACACCGCCAGGCTGCTGGCCGCGGTACTGGAAGAAGCTCGCTCCCTGGGGGCGGAGACGGAACTCCTGGAATTGACCGACTACCATATCAAACCTTGTATTGCGTGTAACCGTTGCCTGCGGGCGATCGCCTGTTCCATTAGGGACGATGACATGCAGGCCCTGGCAGAGAAGATGCTGGCCGCCGACGCCATTGTCCTGGGCTCGCCGGTCTATATTGCCAATGTCACCGGCCTGATGAAGAACTTCATGGACCGCACTCGCTGGTTGCATATGGTGAAGAACGTTTTACACGGCAAGGTAGGCGCTGCGGTGACCCACGCCGGTCTCCGCAACGGCGGCCAGGAGTTCACCCAGATGATCATGGAACACTACCTGGCCAGTCACGGGATGATCGTCGTCGACAGCCGCGACCAGGAGGGCCGGGTCTATAACCACGGTGTCATGGGTACCCTGTTTGGAGACCTGGATGGCGATAACCCGGTATGGAAGCGTAGCGTGGAGGAAGATGCCCTGGCCCTGCACGAGTGCCGCACCCTGGGCCGGAATATCGTCCGGCAGCTGCAAATCCTGTCGGCGGTAGCTAAGGACTGA
- a CDS encoding DUF401 family protein, whose translation MLAVFGLMMVLLWLRAPLAPVIFGSSCLLAILYRLSPAAFLSTIGQTLTDPATIELEIVLLLIMFLEYLLGKHGYLDRMLASLRNLLHNRRLLLAVLPALIGLMPSQGGALFSAPLVAQAAAGTPLTAEEKSFVNYFYRHIWEYCLPLYPSLLITARVCAIPLAKLIQALVPYALLVALLGIPVLRRIPVVRERGSTDYFQLTREVLLNLSPVLAVVLMVLALQVKMWAAVGLIVAVLLIRHRYTPSKALQLCREAVQVKTLILVLGIMFFKQIILATRAVDGLAYLLEMLAIPEFVIFGMFGFLVGLITGTVSYSMGIIFPVVVAAAGGQIDMPLVVFVFVAGFTGAMFTPMHLCLTLTVDFFKADLRKVLKMLILPEAALLTVAAALYAVFN comes from the coding sequence TTGCTAGCCGTATTCGGATTGATGATGGTGCTTCTCTGGCTGCGGGCGCCGCTGGCACCGGTAATCTTCGGGAGTTCATGCCTCCTCGCCATCCTTTACCGCCTCAGCCCGGCCGCCTTTCTGTCCACCATCGGGCAAACCCTTACGGACCCGGCCACCATTGAACTGGAGATAGTCCTTTTACTGATTATGTTTCTGGAATACCTCCTTGGAAAGCACGGTTACCTGGATAGGATGCTGGCCAGTTTACGCAACCTCCTGCATAACCGCCGCCTGCTGTTAGCGGTGTTACCAGCCTTGATAGGCTTGATGCCGTCCCAGGGCGGTGCCTTATTTTCCGCCCCCCTGGTCGCCCAGGCAGCGGCAGGCACTCCCCTGACCGCGGAAGAGAAAAGCTTCGTCAATTATTTTTACCGCCACATATGGGAGTATTGCCTGCCCCTCTACCCGAGTCTTTTAATTACCGCCCGTGTTTGCGCAATACCCCTGGCAAAGTTAATCCAGGCCCTGGTTCCCTACGCCCTGCTGGTGGCCCTGTTGGGGATACCGGTGCTGCGGCGTATCCCGGTGGTCAGGGAGCGCGGCAGCACAGACTATTTCCAACTTACCAGGGAGGTCCTCCTTAACCTCTCCCCGGTGCTGGCCGTCGTTTTAATGGTCCTGGCGTTGCAGGTCAAGATGTGGGCGGCCGTTGGCCTCATCGTGGCGGTGCTCCTGATCCGCCACCGTTATACGCCGTCTAAAGCCCTCCAGCTATGTCGGGAAGCAGTACAGGTAAAAACCCTGATCCTCGTGCTGGGTATCATGTTCTTTAAGCAGATAATTTTAGCTACCCGGGCCGTTGACGGCCTTGCCTACCTTCTGGAAATGCTGGCCATACCAGAGTTCGTCATCTTCGGGATGTTCGGCTTCCTGGTCGGTTTAATCACCGGTACGGTTTCTTATTCCATGGGAATCATTTTCCCCGTCGTGGTGGCTGCTGCCGGGGGTCAGATAGATATGCCCCTGGTGGTATTTGTCTTTGTGGCCGGATTTACAGGAGCCATGTTTACTCCTATGCACCTGTGTCTAACATTGACTGTCGATTTCTTCAAGGCTGACCTGCGTAAAGTCCTTAAAATGCTCATCCTCCCGGAAGCCGCCCTCCTCACCGTAGCTGCCGCTCTGTATGCTGTGTTTAACTAG
- a CDS encoding autorepressor SdpR family transcription factor — protein sequence MGLNTLFKALGDDTRREILRRLARGDMSAGEIAAAFDLSWPTISHHLSVLKEAGLGQDEKKGQYVIYSLNTTVFQDITGWMFDMLGIITERQPAKKGKARKENGK from the coding sequence ATGGGGTTAAATACCCTCTTTAAGGCCCTGGGCGATGACACCCGCCGGGAAATCCTGCGCCGGCTGGCCCGGGGAGATATGTCTGCCGGGGAAATTGCCGCGGCCTTCGACCTCTCCTGGCCGACCATCTCCCACCACCTCAGCGTCCTCAAGGAGGCCGGGCTGGGGCAGGATGAGAAAAAGGGCCAGTACGTCATCTATTCCCTGAACACCACTGTTTTTCAGGATATTACGGGATGGATGTTCGACATGCTGGGGATAATAACGGAACGGCAGCCAGCTAAAAAAGGGAAGGCGCGTAAAGAAAATGGAAAATAG
- a CDS encoding DUF1648 domain-containing protein: MLARDWPALVVLTAMLVAGILVYPHLPDLVPAHWNFRGEVDNYFSRFNTPPGDIE; the protein is encoded by the coding sequence ATGCTAGCCCGCGACTGGCCCGCCCTGGTGGTCCTGACGGCCATGCTGGTCGCCGGCATCCTGGTTTATCCCCACCTGCCGGACCTGGTCCCGGCCCACTGGAACTTCCGGGGGGAAGTGGATAATTACTTCAGCCGCTTTAATACCCCTCCCGGAGACATCGAGTAG
- the ltrA gene encoding group II intron reverse transcriptase/maturase, with product MEQVVARENMLAALKRVERNGGAPGVDGIPTERLRDQIRAEWPRIREELLAGTYRPKPVRRVEIPKPGGGKRMLGIPTVMDRLIQQALLQVLTPIFEPQFSEASYGFRPGRKAHDAVKKARQYVEEGYEWAVDLDIEKYFDRVNHDILMARVARKVADKRVLTLIRRYLQAGVMVNGVVMETAEGTPQGGPLSPLLANILLDDLDKELEKRGHKFVRYADDCNIYVKSKRAGERVMASIRNFLQERLKLKINEQKSAVDRPWKLKFLGFSMYKHKAGVILIRLAPQTIDRVKTKIREITARNKPLKMAERIERLNAYLGGWIGYFALADTPSIFKNLESWTRRRLRMCLWKQWKRVRTRYRELRALGLPEWVVHEFANARKGLWRMAHGPMNRALGNAYWQSQGLMSLTERYSYLRQAW from the coding sequence ATGGAGCAGGTGGTGGCCAGGGAGAACATGCTGGCCGCGCTGAAACGGGTAGAGCGGAACGGAGGCGCGCCCGGTGTGGACGGCATCCCGACCGAACGGTTGCGGGACCAAATACGCGCCGAGTGGCCGCGCATCCGGGAAGAACTGCTCGCGGGAACCTACAGACCGAAGCCCGTGCGCCGGGTCGAAATCCCGAAACCCGGGGGAGGCAAACGGATGTTAGGGATACCCACCGTAATGGACCGCCTAATCCAGCAGGCCCTCCTGCAAGTATTGACGCCCATCTTCGAACCGCAGTTCTCAGAGGCCAGCTACGGGTTCCGTCCCGGAAGGAAAGCCCATGATGCGGTAAAGAAGGCGCGGCAATACGTAGAAGAAGGATACGAATGGGCCGTGGACCTGGACATCGAGAAATACTTCGACCGGGTAAACCACGACATCCTCATGGCCCGGGTGGCCCGGAAAGTGGCAGATAAGAGGGTACTTACCCTTATCCGCCGCTATCTCCAGGCAGGCGTCATGGTAAACGGAGTGGTCATGGAGACGGCAGAAGGAACGCCCCAGGGCGGACCCTTAAGCCCGTTATTGGCCAACATACTCCTGGACGACCTGGACAAAGAACTGGAAAAGAGGGGCCACAAGTTCGTCCGTTACGCCGATGACTGCAACATCTACGTCAAAAGCAAACGGGCAGGAGAAAGGGTCATGGCCAGTATCCGCAACTTCCTGCAGGAGCGGTTGAAGCTCAAGATCAACGAGCAGAAGAGCGCGGTAGACCGGCCGTGGAAGCTGAAATTTCTGGGGTTCAGCATGTACAAACACAAGGCAGGAGTAATCCTTATCCGCCTGGCGCCGCAGACCATCGACCGGGTGAAAACGAAAATCCGGGAGATAACCGCCCGGAATAAACCCTTAAAGATGGCCGAGCGCATAGAGCGCCTGAACGCCTACCTGGGCGGCTGGATAGGGTACTTCGCCCTGGCCGACACGCCCAGCATCTTTAAGAACTTAGAAAGCTGGACGCGGCGGAGGCTGCGCATGTGTCTCTGGAAGCAGTGGAAGCGAGTACGGACCAGGTACCGCGAACTACGCGCATTGGGATTGCCGGAATGGGTAGTGCATGAATTCGCCAATGCCCGCAAAGGGCTGTGGCGGATGGCCCATGGGCCAATGAATAGAGCCCTGGGCAATGCCTACTGGCAATCCCAGGGCCTGATGAGCTTAACCGAGCGCTATTCTTATCTTCGTCAAGCTTGGTGA
- a CDS encoding carbon-nitrogen hydrolase family protein — MRLGAAQMFIADSLAVNEASIMRLAAEAAGRGVELLAFPEMSLTGYNQATLGRPGFKEELEGALARIARGAVDLGVGLIIGRAEFAGERLFNAASVFLPDGSVHTYRKIYLTDAEARYFTPGTGHLVFNYKGAKFGVIICRDQNYPELARQIAAEGARALFILSAHYYQPGEARWKLPKNRALPIARAVENRCYVLLANAVGSHIGMVSLGNSLIADPEGGLVVMADETSETLLTCDLPGDN; from the coding sequence TTGCGTCTAGGTGCGGCCCAGATGTTTATCGCCGACAGCCTGGCGGTCAATGAAGCGTCCATCATGCGCCTGGCCGCAGAAGCAGCCGGGCGGGGGGTGGAGCTCCTGGCTTTCCCGGAAATGAGCCTGACGGGATATAACCAGGCTACCCTGGGCCGGCCGGGGTTTAAAGAGGAGTTGGAAGGCGCCCTGGCCAGGATTGCCAGGGGAGCGGTCGACCTGGGTGTGGGCTTGATTATCGGCCGGGCCGAGTTCGCCGGCGAACGGTTGTTCAACGCTGCTTCGGTGTTCCTGCCCGACGGCAGCGTCCATACCTACCGCAAGATCTACCTGACGGACGCCGAGGCCCGCTATTTTACCCCGGGCACCGGGCACCTCGTCTTTAACTATAAGGGGGCAAAATTCGGGGTCATCATCTGCCGCGACCAGAATTATCCCGAACTGGCCCGGCAGATCGCGGCGGAAGGGGCCCGGGCCCTGTTCATCCTTTCCGCCCACTACTACCAACCCGGCGAGGCCCGCTGGAAGCTGCCCAAAAACCGCGCCCTGCCCATCGCCAGGGCGGTGGAGAACCGCTGCTACGTCCTCCTGGCCAACGCCGTGGGCAGCCACATCGGTATGGTGAGCCTGGGGAACAGCCTGATCGCCGACCCCGAAGGCGGCCTGGTAGTTATGGCTGATGAAACCTCGGAGACCCTGCTGACCTGCGACCTGCCGGGGGACAACTAG
- a CDS encoding S-layer homology domain-containing protein translates to MKKGFQALILAVGLILALAPAALAGTVTGDQLRQAFPQAPAPGKTLTRGEFAALLARAAGMQVTSDPAGTRGDAWYIPAVMALKEKGVIRGYPDGGLHLDQPVTLLEAAVMASRVLGLPDGVTAPEVKGSLGRESWGYTPYAWLVRAGLLQPGQDASALLTVDGGVAFLARVFGSDPEAEKIVQAAQQAQAKVKDLKFAGSMAISVRLRPGAAGEVPAVSMQGNIESEFSYPLSLHQKVEMTLNLPVEKTPGKDLPPGGKVQVTMEQYLVDGIMYQRVEAPGMAGPRWMKLPKGALPDLEALVEQSRNAAGLPPGLKDSFHFQYLGEGIENGHKVHRIACYGRIDDWQALMQALPGGLTPEMEQALNQAGGVLKSISFWGVEAIGVENNLTYAYEMTGLVAFADKFQGETVPLETMTINMKVTDYQYNSGLKIQVPAEALTAPEVPLTPSAPGIAQPLPSDNGKSPGISG, encoded by the coding sequence ATGAAGAAGGGGTTTCAGGCGTTGATACTTGCCGTGGGCCTGATCCTGGCCCTGGCGCCGGCGGCCCTGGCCGGAACGGTCACCGGCGACCAGCTCCGCCAGGCATTTCCCCAGGCCCCGGCGCCAGGGAAGACCCTGACCCGGGGTGAGTTTGCCGCCCTCCTGGCCCGGGCGGCCGGGATGCAGGTGACGTCCGACCCTGCTGGCACCCGGGGGGATGCCTGGTACATCCCGGCAGTAATGGCTTTGAAGGAGAAGGGCGTCATCAGGGGCTACCCCGACGGCGGCCTGCACCTGGACCAGCCGGTTACCCTGCTGGAAGCGGCGGTGATGGCATCCCGGGTCCTGGGGTTGCCGGACGGTGTCACCGCGCCGGAGGTAAAGGGGTCCCTGGGGCGGGAGAGCTGGGGTTATACCCCCTATGCCTGGCTGGTACGGGCCGGCCTGCTGCAGCCCGGCCAGGACGCCAGCGCGCTCCTAACCGTGGACGGAGGCGTTGCTTTCCTGGCCAGGGTTTTTGGCAGCGACCCGGAGGCGGAAAAGATTGTCCAGGCAGCCCAGCAGGCCCAGGCTAAGGTCAAAGACCTGAAATTCGCCGGCAGCATGGCTATAAGCGTACGCCTGCGGCCGGGGGCGGCCGGGGAAGTGCCAGCGGTTTCCATGCAGGGCAATATCGAGAGCGAATTCAGCTATCCCCTGAGCCTGCACCAGAAGGTGGAAATGACCCTGAACCTGCCGGTGGAGAAAACACCGGGTAAAGACCTGCCGCCGGGCGGCAAGGTGCAGGTGACCATGGAACAGTACCTGGTGGACGGGATTATGTACCAGAGGGTAGAGGCCCCGGGCATGGCGGGACCCCGGTGGATGAAGCTACCCAAAGGAGCCCTGCCGGACCTGGAAGCCCTGGTGGAACAGAGCAGGAACGCGGCGGGGTTACCGCCGGGGCTAAAGGACAGTTTCCATTTCCAGTACCTGGGCGAGGGTATAGAGAACGGGCATAAGGTTCACCGTATCGCCTGCTACGGCCGGATTGACGACTGGCAGGCCCTGATGCAGGCCCTCCCCGGTGGGTTGACCCCGGAGATGGAGCAGGCCCTGAACCAGGCCGGCGGCGTCTTGAAGTCCATTTCCTTCTGGGGTGTGGAAGCCATCGGCGTGGAAAACAACCTTACTTATGCCTATGAAATGACCGGCCTGGTCGCTTTTGCGGATAAATTCCAGGGAGAAACCGTGCCCCTGGAAACCATGACCATCAACATGAAGGTTACGGATTATCAGTATAACAGTGGTTTAAAGATCCAGGTGCCTGCCGAGGCCCTGACGGCACCGGAAGTACCGCTGACTCCAAGCGCACCAGGTATAGCACAGCCTTTACCCTCGGATAACGGGAAAAGTCCGGGGATAAGTGGGTGA
- a CDS encoding tryptophan transporter, with protein sequence MEEVKVTRVEKQGLQAMDVVVVAVLLAAGAVLRMITPPFFGITPNVVIGMYVLAIMLLRPRLPQVLGIGLVAAAVCQLTTKSLLPYLNFASEPVGAIVTALLLYLPFDKNSFFRVVKPLVVTFLGTFASGFTYITIFKAITLFATLPKNPAYTYLLMVVIVTGIFNAVLAQVLYFPLKQLLKNV encoded by the coding sequence ATGGAAGAGGTCAAAGTAACCCGGGTGGAAAAGCAGGGGCTGCAGGCCATGGACGTGGTCGTGGTGGCCGTCCTGCTGGCAGCAGGCGCGGTACTCAGGATGATCACCCCGCCTTTCTTTGGCATTACCCCCAACGTAGTCATCGGTATGTATGTCCTGGCCATCATGCTCCTTAGGCCCCGCCTGCCCCAGGTGCTGGGGATCGGCCTGGTGGCAGCCGCCGTCTGCCAGCTGACCACCAAATCTCTGCTGCCCTACCTGAATTTTGCCAGCGAACCGGTAGGAGCTATTGTTACCGCCCTTTTACTCTACCTGCCCTTTGATAAAAACAGTTTCTTCAGGGTAGTAAAACCCCTGGTAGTCACCTTCCTGGGTACCTTTGCCAGCGGTTTTACGTACATCACTATCTTTAAAGCCATAACTCTCTTTGCTACTTTACCCAAAAATCCAGCTTACACTTATCTTCTCATGGTAGTTATTGTTACCGGCATCTTTAATGCCGTCCTGGCCCAGGTACTCTATTTCCCCTTAAAACAACTGCTGAAAAATGTTTAA